From the Elusimicrobiales bacterium genome, the window AAACCTGTTCCTTGCCTATGCCGCAATGGGAGACAAAAAACGCGCCCTGCGCAACGGCCTGGAGGCGGTGCGGTTGTCCCCGGGCAATACGGAGCTTAAAGCCGCGGTGGAAAGGCTGAGGAAAACCGGCTTGCCGGATAAATAATTTCCGCCGCCAGCCGCAGTTTGATAATATTTGGATATTCACCCGCATTCGGTGTATGCGGGCTTTTGGCAAGGGGATATATGAATCGGGACAAAACGAAAAACCTGAGATTTCTGGGCTACGGACGGCAGTACATTGACCATGAGGATGCAAGGGCCGCCGTCCGGGCATTAAGGAGCGACTGGCTGACACAGGGGCCCGGGATAGAGGAATTTGAAGCCGGCCTGCGCCGCATCACCGGCGCGGAATACGCCGTCGCCGTGGCCAACGGCACTGCGGCGCTGCATATAGCCGCGCTGGCAGCCGGGCTCAAGCCCGGCGACGAGGCTATAACCTCCGCCATGACATTCGCCGCCTCCTGCAACTGCATAGCCTACGCGGGAGCCAAACCGGTCTTTGCGGACATAGAGCCGGACACCTATAATATAAGCCCCGCCGAAATAGAGCGCCGGCTGAACCCGCGCGTAAAAGCCGTAATCCCCGTTGATTTCGCCGGCAGGCCGGCGGATATGGAGGAGATTTGCGCCCTGGCCAGGCCGCGCGGCATGACCGTCATAGAGGACGCCGCGCAGGCCATAGGCAGCCGCTACCGCTGCGGCGCGGCGGTGGGCTCCTGCAAATATGCGGACATGACGACTTTCTCCTTCCATCCGGTCAAAAACATCACCACAGGCGAGGGCGGCGCGGTAACCACCAATGACAAAAAACTCTATCAGACGCTGCTGCTGCTGCGCACCCACGGGATAACAAAGGATCCCGCGCAGTTTTCCCTTGTCCCCGACGGGCCGTGGCATAACGAGATGCAGATTCTGGGCTTTAACTACCGCCTGTCCGAGATACATGCCGCCGTCGGGACTTCCCAGCTTGCCAAGCTCTCCAGGTTCATCCTGCGGCGGCGCGAAATCGCCGCGATGTACGATGAGGCTTTCGCGCCGCTGGATTTTGTGCGGATACCGCGCGAAAGGCCCGGCGGAAAGAGCGCCATTCACATTTACGCCCCGCTGTTTGATTTCGCGCGCATAGGCAAAACCCGCGCGGAGGTTTTTTCGGAATTCGCCTCGCGCTGGAGGATAGGGCTTAACGTGCATTACATCCCGCCGCATCTGCATCCGTATTACCGGCAGCAATACGGCTACAAGCCCGGCGATTATCCCAACGCGGAGTATTACTACAGCCGCGCCGTCAGCCTGCCGCTGTTTTACGGCATGACCAATGCCGAGGCGCGCCGCGTGACAGACGCGGTCCGCTCGCTGGGGACGCGGTGAAAAAAGCGTTCCTGTCCGCGCTGCTGGCGGCGTTTGCGGCGGCTCCGTCCGCCGCCGGCGCGGACATAGTTTTCCTGAGCGATTTTGGCCTGACAGACGATTCCGTCGCGCTGTGCAAGGCTGCCATGCTCAATGTTTTCCCGCAAGCCCGGATAACGGACATGACGCATAACGTGGAGCCGTTCAACATCCGGCTGGCCTCTTTCCTGCTGGCGGGCCAGGCCGCGATGTGGCCGCGCGGAACCGTCTTTGCCGCGGTGGTGGACCCCGGCGTGGGCACGGCGCGCAAAGCCATAGCCCTGGAAACCGAAACCGGCCAGTTCTTCGTCGGGCCGGACAACGGCATTTTTACGCTGCCGGTTCTCCGTTTCGGCCTCAGACGCGCGGTCGCGCTGGAAAACGGGGAGTTTTTCAGGCAGCCGGTGTCGGCCACGTTCCATGGCCGGGACGTGTTTTCTCCCGTGGCGGCGCGGCTGGCCATGGACGACTCGGTTTTCGCCCGGCTGGGCCCGCCCGTGAAACCGGCGATGTCAAGCTGGAAGCAGGCGTCTTTTGACGGGCGGGAATTTTCCGGCTCGGCTGTTCACGCGGAGGCCCCCTACGGCAATATCTGGACGGATATAGGTGAGGAGTCCGTCGCCCGCTCCGGGCTTGTGGCCGGCTCCACCGTAGCGGTAACAAGCAGGGGGCGTTCACTGGAGGCGGTGTTTGTCCGCGCCTTCGGCGACGCGGGCGAGGGCGCGCCGCTGGCCTATATCAATTCGCGCGGGCTGCTGGCGCTGGCGGTGAACCGCGGCGATTTCGCCCGGCTTTCCGGCATGAAAACCGGGGACGAAATCACTATCCGCCTGCCGGATCCGGCGCTGATTGACATGGAAAAAGCCCCGCACGGGGGCATTGTTTTTGACATACGCTATGCCGGGCCGGATAATTTCACCGGCAAAACCGTTTACCCCGCCGCCAAATGTTATTTAAGAAAACCCGCCGCCGACGCGCTGGCAAAAGCCGCCGCGCTTGCCGCGCCTAACAGGCTGTGCGTGCTGGACTGCTACAGGCCGCTGTCGGTGCAGCGCAAATTCTGGGCGCTGGTGCCGGACGAGCGTTTCGTGGCAGACCCGGCCAAAGGCTCGCGCCACAACAGGGGGATGGCGGTGGACGCGGCTTTATGCGACGGCTCCGGCAAATGGCTGGAGCTGCCCACCAAATTTGACGATTTCTCCGAGCGCGCCGCCCGGGACTGGAGCGGGGCTTCTCCGGCTGCGGCCACAAACCGCAAAGCCCTGGAAGACGCAATGCGCGGCGCGGGATTTTCCGGCCTGCCGTCGGAATGGTGGCATTTTGACTATCCCGGCTGGCAGTCCATGCCGGTCATGGACATCCCCTTTTCGGAATAAGCCGCCGCCGGAGAATTGCCGTCCCCGTAATAAAAATGGCAAAATAGTAATACCGTACGGAGGTTTTGATATGCAGACAGCCGCGCTTTCAGTGGAAAAATCCCTGGTGCTGGATTACAAAACGTCCAGAGCGCTTATTTTTCAGGCCGGATTGGTGGCGGCGGCGGTTGCGCTTCCCGCTTTGTGCCATCTTGCGGGCGCGCCCGTGCGCGTAATTCTGCCCATGCACTGGCCGGTGCTGGCGGCGGGGCTTGTTTACGGCTGGCGGGGCGGGCTTATGGCCGGGCTGGCCGCGCCCGCGGCCAGTTTTGCGCTCTCCGGGATGCCGGCGGCGGCTTTGCTGCCGGTCATGGGGCCGGAAATAGCGGTTTACGGCTTTGCCGCAGGGTTCCTGCGCCAGAACATGCGCCTTTCCTCCCGGCTTGCGCTGCTGGGGGCCGTGATAGCGGGGCGCGCCGCTTTTCTGGCCGCCGGCGCCGCGTTCACGCAGAACGCCGGGATGCCGGGGCTTGCCGCCGCGCTGCTGCCGGGGATTCCGGCGGCGCTTGCGCAGATTGCCGCGCTGCCGGCGTTTGCGCGCAAAATGACAGGGAACGAATGAGAAAAATACGCCGCTTCAGCGCCTCGCTGGAGCCGGACATTCTGGAAAAGCTGGAGCGGTTCCGCCTCCACCGCGGGCTGCCGACGCGTTCCGACGCGCTGCGCGCGCTGGTGCGCGGGCATGTGCTGGACCAGGGGTGGAAGGGCGCAAAAGCCGCCTACGGCGTGATAACCATGCTCTACGACCATCACGGGCGGGAAACCCTGCGCGAGCTTACCAGGATACAGCACGATTCCGGCGTGAGGATAATCGTTTCGCAGCATGTCCACCTGACGCATCACATGTGCCTGGAGGTTGTAACCGCCTGCGGGCTGCCCGCCGGGCTGGAAAAGCTGGCAGCCGAGCTTGGCGCGGTGCGCGGCGTAAGGCGCGCCTCGCTGGCGCGGGCGGCGGTGCCGGGCGATATCGCGCCGGAGTGAATTTTTTTTGGTATTCGGTAATACCAAATCAAAATAAGTAATAACACAAAAGGAGGTTTCACAATGTCTGTCCGCGCAGTTGTAACAACGGTTGTGCTGGGAGCCGCTCTAATGCCTTCGGGGGCTTTGGCCCAGCTGGCGGGGCCGAGGCTCAATTCCATGATCGCCGCGCCGGAGGGGACGGCGGCCCTGTCGGTTTCCACAAGCCCGCCTTCGGATATCGCCCCGACGCTGACGCTTGACGGCGGCCGCATGGAAGCCGCCGGCTACGCCTCCGCCGCCGACGGGCTGGGGCTGCTGCCCGGCATATTCGTGCGCCGGACAAACGAATTCGGCAGGGCCGACCCGGACATACGCGGCTTCGGCGACAACGGAACGCGCATCTCGGTCATGGTGGACGGCAGGCCGGAGAAAATGCCGTTTTTCGGCTGCGTTGTTACCCATTCGCTCACGCTCAACAACGTGGAGCGGGTGGAGGTTGTTGAAGGCCCCGCCTCCGCGCTGTTTGGCTCCGGCGCGATAGGCGGCGCGGTAAATATCGTAACGCGCGGGGCGCAATCCCCCTTCGAGGGCGATGTAACGGCGTCCTACGGCTCCCACAACACCCGGCTGCTGCGGGTGCGGGGCGGCGCCTCCAGCGGAAACAACGATTTCTTCGCCGCCGGTGAGCGGCGCGCCAGCGACGGGTTCACCAACAACTCGTCCTACGACGCCGGGGATTATACCATCGAGTATGGCCGCAAGGTAAACGACAACTGGCGGCTGCGGCTGCGGAACACCCTCTATTCCGGCACGGAATACGACCCCGCTCCCGTGGACCTCGCCCCGTCGGCGACGTCGTGGTTTGACTATCGCCGCGGCGCGGCGGACCTTTCCGCCGGATACAAAAACGACGGCTGGACGGGCGCGGCCAAGCTCT encodes:
- a CDS encoding SAM-dependent chlorinase/fluorinase; the encoded protein is MKKAFLSALLAAFAAAPSAAGADIVFLSDFGLTDDSVALCKAAMLNVFPQARITDMTHNVEPFNIRLASFLLAGQAAMWPRGTVFAAVVDPGVGTARKAIALETETGQFFVGPDNGIFTLPVLRFGLRRAVALENGEFFRQPVSATFHGRDVFSPVAARLAMDDSVFARLGPPVKPAMSSWKQASFDGREFSGSAVHAEAPYGNIWTDIGEESVARSGLVAGSTVAVTSRGRSLEAVFVRAFGDAGEGAPLAYINSRGLLALAVNRGDFARLSGMKTGDEITIRLPDPALIDMEKAPHGGIVFDIRYAGPDNFTGKTVYPAAKCYLRKPAADALAKAAALAAPNRLCVLDCYRPLSVQRKFWALVPDERFVADPAKGSRHNRGMAVDAALCDGSGKWLELPTKFDDFSERAARDWSGASPAAATNRKALEDAMRGAGFSGLPSEWWHFDYPGWQSMPVMDIPFSE
- the pseC gene encoding UDP-4-amino-4,6-dideoxy-N-acetyl-beta-L-altrosamine transaminase; the encoded protein is MNRDKTKNLRFLGYGRQYIDHEDARAAVRALRSDWLTQGPGIEEFEAGLRRITGAEYAVAVANGTAALHIAALAAGLKPGDEAITSAMTFAASCNCIAYAGAKPVFADIEPDTYNISPAEIERRLNPRVKAVIPVDFAGRPADMEEICALARPRGMTVIEDAAQAIGSRYRCGAAVGSCKYADMTTFSFHPVKNITTGEGGAVTTNDKKLYQTLLLLRTHGITKDPAQFSLVPDGPWHNEMQILGFNYRLSEIHAAVGTSQLAKLSRFILRRREIAAMYDEAFAPLDFVRIPRERPGGKSAIHIYAPLFDFARIGKTRAEVFSEFASRWRIGLNVHYIPPHLHPYYRQQYGYKPGDYPNAEYYYSRAVSLPLFYGMTNAEARRVTDAVRSLGTR